The window GAGTCTTGCCTGTTCCTGTAGGAGCCCTAAATAGTATATCGCCTCCATTAAGTATCTTTGGAATAACTAACTCTTGAACCTTAGTCATTTTCTCGTATCccaaagaatttaattgagAGACCAATTTCTCATTTAATCCTTTTACGTCAGAAAATTTACGTGTATAAATTGACTCTGGTTTTGTCTGCTCATTTATCTCCTCCTCTTTCAATTCTTCATCCGGAAAATATAATACATTCTCATCCATACTTAAATTAGTATAAATATATCTTTATCGACATAtataaagtaataaattatacaaaatgcataatatattttatgcaatttaatttttttttattgtcAAATTTTACATATATCTGTTTAAATACCGCTAACTTTGGCGCAATTTTTTTAAGCTATAAGTTGCgaatagaattattaatctGCTATGAATAATGTTtccattaatttcatttgaaTGGCTCAAACTTTTTACtttaaaagtttttttaactcacaaattttatttactaatttacttaatagattatttaattcccctttcttttttttttttacttttcaTATTCTTTAAGACAATGTTTAAAGTTTTAGCGATAATAACACTGAGAAATTTTGAACAGCCATATACACAGTAATTCATAAGAAACATCAATTATGAGAAACATTTCTGAAATAAATTCTATCTCAAGTGCTTGGCAGCACatgtattaaattttgtgtactttaaatcaatttgaaaaaaactCGCTTTGAATAAATTGCTAATCATcgattaataattaaaaagacaattgtattaaaaaattgaaatatttccTAAGTAGCATAACAAATCAATGAATATTtagtaaatattattatttcagaatttatCCCATAAAGATATAAATTATGGGCGGAAAATATTAGagttaaaatttatttcctttATGTGGAATTTAACTTGAATAGATTtttaaaatgaaaataaaattaaatgatacAAACAACgggattattatttttacaaAATGTGATTCTGAAGATTTAATTATCACGAAGTGTGTCATCCAATTaaatgaagattttgaaCATTTTTTCTCACAAATTACTAAGgataaagttaaaaatgATACTTGCTTTAATAAGATATCAATAACAATGAATAGGAATCCATCAGAAGATGTGTCTATATTTACTAAAAGACTTTCTCTGAACCTGAAGAAACATATtggaaattttattaagttGAGATTTAGCCAAAGCTTGAAAGTAGAAATTAGCGTAAAAATacaagataataatttcaacGACATTGGAAACGTGAAATTagaagatattattaatagtcAGAATCTGGATGTTGCTAAAGTTAGTGTGGTGgcaaataatgaaaaatgccaacacttttattttttaattaagaaaaatgtACCTTTGATTGAATCTGTAAAcataaaaaatgaaatcaTATGGGGGTTCCCAATTGTACCAAACATAACATTTATAAAAGGGGAGTcgaataatttttcatatAAGTGGTATTTACAgtataatataaatgaagCAAAAACAAAACATGATATATTGCCAAATCTTCCAGAAAATgtaattgaaattgatcaaaattatatttgtgATTTGAAAGCAGAATTTACAAATAAAGAGGAAATGTCTAAAATTCTCGAGAACATTGAAAactattcaataatatttagaattatgctaaattctgaaatatcttcattatttgacACTATTTATAGATTTAATCATATTAATAAACCGCTGGAAGCATGTTGGAgagaagaaagaataaaCCGTTTTAAAGGtgatttgaaattaagtCCTGAATTGAATGTTAATAGATTAAAAATAGTGACTTTCAATATTCTATCGGAAATATGTGCTCAGACAGATAAGGCTCTAAATGAAATGTATACAAGTTGTCCACAATATGCATTACATTCCAATTATAGAAGAAGTTTATTAGCTAGGGAGCTTATTGACTTGAATGCAGATATAATAGGTCTTCAAGAAGTTCAGTCTTGTTTATACGAGTCGTTTATTCATATATTAATGGAATTTAAAGGATATTCAGGTGTTTTTAATTCTGACTATGCCAGTGTTACAACATTTTACAAAagagaattatttaatttattagaatcTGATACAAtacttttcaaaaaaatgttaattaatgattatCCGGAAATtgttaaagaaattaaagtaaAATGGCCAAACTTTATTGAATACTTGCTAGATAAAATTTTAACAGTATTTCAAATTGTCGTATTAGAACATAAAATTACCAATGTAATTTATGTGTTCGCCAACACGCACTTCTACTATCATCCTTTTGGGGGTCATGTTAGAATTCTACAGGCAAAGTTACTCATggatttaattgaaaagtACCTGAAGAGATTAAGATTGAGTTTTCCATCTAAAGAAGTTTTCACCTTTTTATTTGGTGACTTCAACACGCTTGCCATTTCAGATGCTAGAACACTTTTCACTGAAGGTATTATTAACTCAAATTCATCCGAATGGATTCACTCTACACTtcttaattataataaaaaagaaagatcAGACAGCAATGATGAACAATGTGAAAATGTTAATGGCCATCTTAACGAAGATGAACTCAAAAATTTAGAGTTACATAGTTTGGGTTTTGATCTTCAGACCAATAATAGGTGTATTGATTTGTTGGATATTCATCTAgacaaaaaatataataatatacaaATTCGTcataaagaaaaagaaaggatTGAAAATGCTGATTCCAAAGGGTTTAGTAGTAGTTTATATTATCCTTTCACAAATAAAGTCAACCGGTTTTCTGGCCAGTTAGATTATATTTATCTAGTAGAAGAAGAAGCTTTTTCCGACAAgtttaacatttttttgaaCAACTTTTTGCCATATATAGATGAAGCAGCCTTATCTCCAATTAACACTCTTCCATCACCTCAATATCCATCGGATCATATCTCAATAGGAAttgatatttcaataactaagaatgaaaattaaacgaatttttattataattttttacatatttacaagaaaaaaaataagaaaatttgGTGTGCACAagcattattttttaatggaTTAAATTCTTTGGTGTgtgaaagaaaaaaaaaattcaattattaaattttttttaatatcttaATATCAGAAAATTGAAAGTGGTAATATAAACAGTTTCCCTCTTTTTTTACTGATCTTAAAtctagaaaaaaaaaatgagttCCACTGAGTCAAATAGGCCAATAGTATTGGAGAAAATTCAGCTCGAATCTAGAAAAGTTTTCTCAGTAAATAATAGGAGGGCAGTAATtgaagaaagaagaaatgatagaaaattattcaataatgaattaatgaatggaaattctttttttgtaaaaagacaaaaattaattaatgaattaccACCGCATCCAAAAAAAGTGCTTTTGCCAATCATAGAAAATCAATTTGTGTTCTTAGGGGGGGTTGCATTGTCACTAATTCACAAGGCTTTGATGAGTAATTTTGGAAAGAGCATGATtgactttattattttaagaTCTATTTTCGGGAATGgattgttaatatttttgttatttgaaattcattatttaaaaagaagaattaatatgCTATCAACTACAAAAAGATATCTAAGAGATTTTGGTTCATTGGACTCTTCAACAAACAATGAAAGCAATATCTTTGCTAGTCTTTCTAAAAAGTCAAAGCTATCCCTAATTATATGGATGTTTATTTCTAGTATTTTTACAATATCCCAACCATTGGTAGACAAATTTTTCccaattcaaataatttctttgtCCCAGCCTTTCACTCCACTAATTTCCCTGATAATactttttatatttacatataaatcaaataaagaatatcaCTTCACAAAGTCTTCAAAGGACAAAATGATTTATACTAAATTAGGTATTTGCTATAATGGTCGATCAGATACTTCAACTAATGTTACAAACTTCTCAGCACTTGAAAGCAGCAGAATaactgaaaatattaagcTTGAATCcgaaaaattatttcaaaggTCAAGAATGATTGCTGATAATCAAATTTCTTATAAAAATTTactgattatttttttgagcTTCATTTCACTTCTTTCAGCCACTCCAATTAAAGGAATGCTAATATACTTTGAGAAAACAACTATCAGCTTCTTTTTGTGTGGACTTATTCCAACACTAATACTTCCTTGTTTACATGAAGTTTTTTTCCACATAATTTGTAACCGAATCTTAAGTGAGCTATTAGCAGataaaattgaatcaaatcCACAATCTAACATTGTATTCACCAGAATCAGTCCGATCGATGATTTAAATAGGAAATTatgtaatatatatattcatctCTTCATGACTTTAGGACAAATCTTGATAGTACTACCTACTTGTATTGGTATTAAagcaatattttatttgaagtttTCACGATTAATTTCAACTGATGGAAATGTTTCCAATTTAAGCTTGATTGGatcaatttttgaatctCTTTTCGACATTGGCAAGATAGAAATTGTCACCATTATATTTTCGGTCGTTTCAATGCTTGGAATTTACCAGAGGTGTAAAATTAACAATGCGGAAACCTTTGGGTTAGCAGGACTGATGTCAGTTCAAGGATTCCAAACACTTTTAAGCAcatcattaaaaaatagtTGGTCAACTTGGCTAAATAATCATCTTACTGGTTtaattttctcaatttcCTCAATTGCAATATTAAGATTTCAAGATATAATTGGaactttgaaaattttctatttataTGCTAGATGgactttatattttaatactCAAGTTATTGCTGGGAAGGATGAAAGAGCTTATGAATacgaaaatattaaatcatataaatcaaatataagAATTATTGGAGGAAGTATTGATATCAATTCCAATATTGcaaatcttcattttttagACAGCAAACCTCGCCTTTCAAATCAAACTTTGATGGATGATGAAGTTTCATTAAAATCAGATAGTGAATCTGAGAAtataaaatcattaattgaaGACAACACACAAAAAACATCTAATGGgtataatataaaaacaaTCTCATTGGAAAATAAGAATCATGATAGCAAAACTAAGcatgataataaatttgactTAAAATccaattcaaattatttcattgaAACACCAATTATGTCTGCAAAAGTTGTTGTTTTGCAAAACTAATAgatatttgtttaatactaataaatGCCTAGcaaatattgttaatatgAATCCACAAAAgtaattttatatatatttataacttattttttattttctaaattcGTTTATCCTTATCTATGCCCCATTGTAGGCATTAAAATTGGAGTAAATGAATGGTCTTCACTACAAGTTTCCGATAACGCCTCTTCAGATTCCTCAATAGGTAAATCCTTTATGTAATTAATGtcttttaaatcattttgaattacATTAATGCTTgcaattaaatcattagaATCTATGAAATAATCTAGCAAGATTCTGATCGAATTTGTATTACTGAATCTTTCGCTTGCATCATTTTCCggattttcaattttaataactACTCTGATCGACTTGAAATATTGtgttttgttttttattgaaGAGGAACCCAGTAGACTTAACTTCATATCATTactaatttttgttttttttccaaGTAAATAACAATTTAGATTGTGGACTTGAACAGGAATACCCTCGTGAACTATATACATCCTATGTAATCTTACCATGATGTCTTCAGATGTGTTATTAAATCTTAAAACCAAGTGATATTGGCTTTCAAACTGGCTTATTCCATCAAAATTCACATCAATATAATATGGAAGTAAAACCTTtgtaatttcttcattaatatttaaatttgaatagtAATTATTTGTGGGagaaatatgaataatttcTCCGCCAGTGTCAGTATAATTACATTCAAATACACCACATAgctttatttctttatttaattgattcattaaaacaattcttgaccaatttaataatttaataatgaagctaaatttaatttatatttatttacagatgtaaataaaattccaatatatatttactaTTGGCAAATctcataaatatttattttatcaCTCGCAAatgttttaaataaataattttttttctttatattgtAATTAAATCCTCAAAATTGCTTCTTTTTTCAGTGattaaattgattattatgTAAGcttttataaaaaattctcgtttttttctttttgttaatattattttggatGTGGGATTGTTTCCCTCCCCCCCTGGCTAAAataaatgcatgcatgcaataaaAACTGTGggaaaaatataaatatatattaattttaaaaaactaattagagaaattttgaaaaaattatatttatatatctcaatatgaaaatttctataaataattatacaATATCATTATGTATCGTGGCGACGtgtaattaattttggTGGTTGGTACCCAcaaaactttaaaaaaatcataaGCTGACAATTTCGGCAGTCagtttaaaaaattattattaatggaaTAAAAGTGGtggaaataaatgaaaaagtAGTGGAGGAATAAATTGATGACTTAAATTTAACATTAATCTGGATTAATTAAGAGAGCtcaattaaatgaaattcaATTGTATGTGTAAAAAACTTATgtaaaataaacaaattaaatcGTTGAATATAGTTTCTGccaaaacaaaaaatgataatagaACAAAAAACAGgagatgaaattaaaaaattaaccggaagaaatattatttggtCTCCAAATGAACTGGGGATTCCATACTTAGGACTTTATGAGGAACATGGGAAAATAGGTAACGAAGATTACTTGAGATATGGTGTTAGATACATTGGAAATAAAGCAATAAATGGAAacaatgaaataataataataggCGAAATTTATGGAGAATTATTGAGTTTGGATAGCTTAGTTTTCAGGAGTAAGGAATTTGAGTATACTGAATTAAATAGTTCTTTAAATTGGATTTGGAGATATAATGGAGTTGTTATAGATACAAGAAATATTACTGGTATTCTTGGATTTATCCAAAAAACATGGAAAGAAAGTGATGAAAGTAATTGCCATCTGGAAGTTATTGATGGCAGGTTATATGTTACTTCAAATCCAAATGTATGTATTTATCCAGGAGATGAGTTAGTATTATCTGTAAATAACAATATGGATCTATTAATTCCTACTATTGGTGATGAAGTTATGAAATTGAGAAGTAGAAGTCGTAAGATTGAACAAAAATTGGAAAGATTTAGTTATAAAGAATCTCCAAAAAGTTGTGAAGCAACAGCTGTTTCAGTTTCATCTGCAAGCACAGTGGTCACTAAGAATAAGTCGTGTATAAATGATGAATACGATAATAATAACGTTTCTGTTCcttattctttaaattgTACAAACGAATATTACTGCAGTCTTTGTAGTAGAAGTCAAAATAATGCAGTTACAGGGTCTAATCATTTTTACTATGGTGAATTGAGATTTTCAACaagaattttcaaaaatgcATTAGTTTTTGTTCTAGGtgaaaaggaaaatattCTCGGTTTAACagaaaatcaaattcattaCTTTGATCGTTGGAAAAGTACCAGCTGTGATAGAGAGCTTTATGCCCTCGCTTCTACACACAAAATTAgttttaaatcaaaaagagGTGTTTCAATTGAAACCattcaaaatgaaaatgaaactGATCAAACACATAATTTTCCAATAGAAACCTTACTTGTGAAAAACTATGTTTCAAAAAGTATCAATGAAATGATAATCAGTGAGTTTCAGCTTGTGAGAGATGATAAAAGTCACAATTTTGGAGATTTAACAAGAAAGTGTTATATTTCCAAATCTGTTTTACTCTACTACTTTTTCGAAAAATGGATGaatgaaaaatttgttggagaatataaatatttgagaaTTCCAATACCCATGTTAATTGAACAGCATAGgcaattattattacccTATCCTGAAGGAATTCAATGGGATCTAGAAACTTTATCCTGGAgatataatattcaaaagaatattgGAATATGCAAGCAGGAAATaggaaataatttttcacTGGAAGCAAGTATTAATGACCATATAGCTCAAGAACAAGAATATGTTGGAGTAAGAGTaacaaatgaaaatgacTCATTCGAACTTTTTAAGAATTATATCACCATTTGTTCCATAAAATACAAAAGTGCAAATCAATCAAAGTCTAAAGATATGAACTCTTCGTGCATTTACAACTCTAGCAGAGCAGACTGTAACATGGATTATCAGTCAAATTCAATTGGTAACAAGAAAAAGAGACAAAAGGAATTTGTAGAGGTAAAGAATAAAGAATACGAGCATGAATTGTTCGAAATGGAAGCTCAGaatatttcaagaaaaatTGGGAATAGCTTCTCTGAAAGTCCTGATAATGACTTGGTTAGTATTcatgaaattattgataaatgCAGTGAGATCAAAAGCATAGATCAAATTAACAGTAAGAACAAACAATTACTTACAGTCGTTTCAGATGATATAGGGATAATTTCTCAGCAAGTTGAAATTATTCTAGTTCCTCCCTATTCTTCATTCATAAAGTTTTGTGTAAAAAGGTTAGGTTTCAGCATAActtataataaaagaagagCATGGTTTTCAGTCAGATCTAGAGGAGTTTTAGAAGCATTTAACCTGGCAATCAAATGGATAAAAAAACAgaaatcaattaatgaGAAAAACCATGCTAATAACTATTTggattcaataaataacaaATGTAGCAATTTAGAAAATGtttcatcttcaaataatcaatcaataaattcaaaatgtGGGATAAATGGGAAAAGATCGTCGTTGAAAATAgggaataataataataataataataaaaccCATTTCACATTTACAAAAgctgaaaataatatcaatttttgtCAAGATAGTGATACCGATAGTGTTTTAAGTTTAAATGAACAAGCAAATCGTCTCAAGCCTTTACctaaaagaattatttggGTTCCTAGCAGAAGAGTATTTATTGTTTCTTATAAACGTTTAGGAGCTATAAATCAGATGAACACTAAATCATTTAATCCTACGATTTATGGAGGAGTAAAGAAAGCATTAAAGCATGCCTGTATTTTTCAATCACAAACTGAACAATGCAAATTTAACGGCTTTGCTGATAATAGTGGAGTTACAGAAGCAAATTCATCATATTCAAGTGtgaaaaacaaaatagaTAGTATTGATGAGAAAAGTAGAATGGAATCATCGCTGAAGCCTCTCAATTATTGGGTAAAAAGTATAGACTCTAAAGTTTCTCCTGAAAAAGTTACAAGCGCTTATAGAGAAGCAGTGTCAACATATCTTACACAATCTACTActttttctcaaaataatacaacTTTAGGAGGGCCGGAGAACTATTGTGAAATTGACCTAGAACAGAATGCTAACTTTTTATCTTTAACCCCAAATTTGGAAAGCTCGCAAAAAGAATGTATTGACGGCTCATATACTGCTGAAAATGCCCAAAATACTAATGAAAATGTGGATTTTCTTGAAAGTCAAGTTCGAATGAAAATGGATGAAAGCTATAtcaataactttaataCTGACTATGCTTTCTCTGGAGAGCCAAATGCATTACAAACAATGAATGAGAATTTGTCTCtaaataaagattttgaagCTAACGAGGCTGAGTATTCTCAGAATATTGAGTTCAAGCCCTTTAAGATGTACTATGACCAAGTgtttataaataaagacTCCGCGTTAAATATGATGAATATAGATGAAGTGCTCAATCTTTACAGTTCCAATGGTAGTAATGTACAAAATGATTCAACAGATGGGCAAACTGTCATTCTTGACGAGGAAATATGTGGTACAGAGAATCTAATTGGCCAAGAAAGCCTTTGCAATTCAAGCGTTGCAGACTATatgaattcttttgaaGATTACAAAATCTCCGAGccattaatttcaattagCGACCCTTACACAAATATAATGCACTTAGATGACCCCCCTACTCTTCACGATCAATACATTAAAATGGTATCTCCATATGAATACATCGATTCGTTCACATTAATAGAACCGTGATTTTCTATGCATATGGTTgtagaaatataaattatacAGTGAGTTAAAAATCAAACAAATGGATAATGCTTATGTtgaaaattgaaaaatagaACTAAAATTTactaatttatttgtaaatatatGTCTTTAGTATGAAAAGTTCGTTTAGCTGGAAATAAGAGAATAGAAAATTAAACGTTTAAAAATTGCTCCACCAGCTTTGCCAAACACATACTCGGCGCCAATATAAAGACAGtgcatatatatatttttgacCTAAGGAGAGAATAAATTAGTTTCCATTTAGTTTTAATTCAAGTCGAATCCCTTTGAATTGTAAATACTGAAAAATCTCGGGAAATTCATACGTTTAACAGGTATCAGCATGCATCTTAAGGATAATCTGTAGTTGAActttaattcaattgaaGAATGTCTGAAAATAGCGTTGATATTCGCTCTGTGCAAGCCACGAACTGCACAGAGTCTGACATGGGGCAAACCTTAACAGAAAATATActtaattcaaaagaaaatagaGAGGCTTCACTCTCTTTTGACGacttttttctctttaaaTCTTCCTCAGATAGTAAGATTGAGAAGATTAATTATTCCGATTTGGTCGAACATGATTCCGCAGATTTGGACGATAATTCAATCGATTATATATCTAATCCAGATAAAACTCAAATGGAAGACTTAAACTTTACTGGAAGTACTTCAAGTCGCTACTCTAATActgaattcaaattaaaaaagagtGCTTCAAATAGTACTTTAGACGAGTTTAATAGAGGGATACTAAATGATGAACTCGAAACTGAATATGTCAAGTTGATCCCTAACTCAGAAATTGTTTTTGCTAAGTCATACGATAAGGAAATGAATATTGCAATTGGTTTGATTGACGAGGTACTAAAAATGAGAGACGAATGGAATTACGAGCTACCTAAAATAGAACATGATCATTTAATAGCTCACAACTATGGGAATTTACAAGATGGAAACCCTATATTagatattgaattattggTAGATACTTTACCAGAAAAGATAGATGCCAAATATGAAATGATTAATGGTGTTTATAGTATTAAATGGTATTCAAATAGAAATTTACTTTATAACCCTATAACATTCAAAGCAATTAAGAAAGCAGGTACAGCTGACATAAACTTGAATTTTGACGTAAAATGTGATTTTAATGAACAATCCGGAGAGTCACTATGCATGAAAAAAAGTTTCCCAATATATGAATCTGAAAGTAAGTCTGTGCACGAATTCATAAGATGTTTAAGAAGAATAATGAGTCTGGTTCATAGTCCAATAGTAAAGAGTTTTACATATTATAGATTAAAATTCTTACTACAAAGCTATCAATTATATTCACTTTTTAACggaaaatttgaaaatgagtTGTcgaaaaagaatattagGACTGGTTTCTATAATGTTTATAAAGTTGATACACATGTTCACCATTCAGCATGCATGAGCCAACAGCATCTTCTTAAGTTCATTAGGAAATGCTATAATTCAGACAAGGACCGTGTAGTATTTTACAATCATGATAATGCTCCAAGTACATTAGGGCAGGTATTCAATAATGTGTTTGGTTGTGACTATCAAAATAACTCTATAGATCACTTAAATATGGATGCAATTAGGAACTGTTTTCAAAGGTTTGATAGATTTAACGAGAAATATAATCCATTCGGTTCCAATCTGATGAGAGATATATtcttaaaatataataatccaattaaaggaaaatatCTTGCTGAAATTACAAAGGAAGTAATTCAAGATTTGAAAACTACGCATTATCAATTTGTGGAATGGAGAATCAGTGTCTACGGTAAAGACAAGAGCGAATGGAAAACTTTAGCAGAGTGGCTATATAATAATGGTTTATATTGTAAACATGTAAGATGGATCATTCAGATTCCAAGactttataatatttttcacaAAGATGGGTGCGTTAAAACATTCAGTGAAATGCTCGAAAACATATTTTCCCCATTAATAGAAGCATTGATCAATCCAAAAGATAATCCCctgatttttattttacttACTAATATTGTTGGTTGGGATACAGTAGATGATGAAAGCCAAATAAGTAAGTATTCAATGGATAACCCGAACTTTTGTTATCCAGAATATTGGAGATCAGGAGATAACCCACCATACTCTTATTGGGGCTTCTATCTTTATAGTAATATTCGAGTGCTAAATCAACTTTTATACTCTAGAGGTTTAAATCCATTGATGTTCAGGCCTCATTGTGGAGAAGCTGGAAAAATCTCACACTTAGCTACAATGTATTTATTAGCTGATTCTATTAACCACGGAATATTACTAAAAAAAACTCCAGTATTGCAATATTTATACTACTTGAAACAAATTGGCATTGCAGTTTCTCCTGTTTCTAACAATGCGTTGTTTTTGGAGTTAATGAAAAATCCATTCCCAAAGTTTTTTAATGTTGGATTAAATGTCTCGCTATCAACTGATGATCCCCTTATTTTTCACTTCACAGATGAATCTCTTCTCGAAGAGTATTCTATTGCCTCTCATATTTGGAAATTGAACAATATTGACCTTTGCGAGATCGCAAGAAATTCGGTTCTTCAGTCTGGATTTTCACCAAAATATAAGGCAAGTTGGTTAGGTGTGAAAAACTACAgtcatttaaataaatcactatataatattttaaatgatttgGAACCTTGTGAAATCAACGATATTTCGAGGTCTAATGTCCCAAACATTAGAATCCAGTTTAGAAAAGATATGCTTAAAGGTGAAATGGACCTCATAAATAAGTATACAGTTTCAATTGATAGAATCGAAAATgcaataaatattgtaaaaaatttaagaCTGAAAAATGTTTCTGATAATATAAGCAAAGAAGGAGTTAATCGTAACTCTAATACcttaatgaataatttcCCCTAAgtaatattcaattaatttagcgaaaaattcaatatcaaCATTGGCTTGATTTCACTTTTATACTTGAATGCATTATTATACAAAGTGAAAATCTTTTTCTGTGTTTTAATCATTGTCAGATAAATTATCTTAATGAATACCGTATAAAAGCTAGAGAAGATAAACCGGAATACCAAGTTCATAATTCAGTATGAGATAAACATCCgtcaattttttaaaaatattgaacCTTACTCAAGTAAAATCAATACGCGATCATTTAAATcttatattaaaaacaatatataatttacaTTTTTAAGAATTCAAACGTATTTAAAAACCAAGTAATTTTAAactaaattatttttttatattcattttgaGAAAACTCATGACAGAACCAGCACATTTCGGACATTTGCCTTTTCGTAAAGTAACTGTAAATTGGATAGATTGTTTGATTGGGCattactatttttttcaGCTTGGTAAAGGTTAtaatgtatttttttttggtatTCAACAAGACTGAATAAAAGTttattttgtaattttaatttttttttttccaagcTGGCGGAAATTGCTATTAATTTTGTGGTTAGTAAAATGTACCAGCCATTTGGGGGTGGtgatttctttaatatttttttcaatggTAGTTGGTGCTTGATTAGAATTTTGAATGATTAActtttcatcaatttcctgttttttttctaattttttt is drawn from Cryptosporidium parvum Iowa II chromosome 4, whole genome shotgun sequence and contains these coding sequences:
- a CDS encoding adenosine monophosphate deaminase 2, whose product is MSENSVDIRSVQATNCTESDMGQTLTENILNSKENREASLSFDDFFLFKSSSDSKIEKINYSDLVEHDSADLDDNSIDYISNPDKTQMEDLNFTGSTSSRYSNTEFKLKKSASNSTLDEFNRGILNDELETEYVKLIPNSEIVFAKSYDKEMNIAIGLIDEVLKMRDEWNYELPKIEHDHLIAHNYGNLQDGNPILDIELLVDTLPEKIDAKYEMINGVYSIKWYSNRNLLYNPITFKAIKKAGTADINLNFDVKCDFNEQSGESLCMKKSFPIYESESKSVHEFIRCLRRIMSLVHSPIVKSFTYYRLKFLLQSYQLYSLFNGKFENELSKKNIRTGFYNVYKVDTHVHHSACMSQQHLLKFIRKCYNSDKDRVVFYNHDNAPSTLGQVFNNVFGCDYQNNSIDHLNMDAIRNCFQRFDRFNEKYNPFGSNLMRDIFLKYNNPIKGKYLAEITKEVIQDLKTTHYQFVEWRISVYGKDKSEWKTLAEWLYNNGLYCKHVRWIIQIPRLYNIFHKDGCVKTFSEMLENIFSPLIEALINPKDNPLIFILLTNIVGWDTVDDESQISKYSMDNPNFCYPEYWRSGDNPPYSYWGFYLYSNIRVLNQLLYSRGLNPLMFRPHCGEAGKISHLATMYLLADSINHGILLKKTPVLQYLYYLKQIGIAVSPVSNNALFLELMKNPFPKFFNVGLNVSLSTDDPLIFHFTDESLLEEYSIASHIWKLNNIDLCEIARNSVLQSGFSPKYKASWLGVKNYSHLNKSLYNILNDLEPCEINDISRSNVPNIRIQFRKDMLKGEMDLINKYTVSIDRIENAINIVKNLRLKNVSDNISKEGVNRNSNTLMNNFP
- a CDS encoding Ccr4p. RNAse; translation: MKIKLNDTNNGIIIFTKCDSEDLIITKCVIQLNEDFEHFFSQITKDKVKNDTCFNKISITMNRNPSEDVSIFTKRLSLNLKKHIGNFIKLRFSQSLKVEISVKIQDNNFNDIGNVKLEDIINSQNLDVAKVSVVANNEKCQHFYFLIKKNVPLIESVNIKNEIIWGFPIVPNITFIKGESNNFSYKWYLQYNINEAKTKHDILPNLPENVIEIDQNYICDLKAEFTNKEEMSKILENIENYSIIFRIMLNSEISSLFDTIYRFNHINKPLEACWREERINRFKGDLKLSPELNVNRLKIVTFNILSEICAQTDKALNEMYTSCPQYALHSNYRRSLLARELIDLNADIIGLQEVQSCLYESFIHILMEFKGYSGVFNSDYASVTTFYKRELFNLLESDTILFKKMLINDYPEIVKEIKVKWPNFIEYLLDKILTVFQIVVLEHKITNVIYVFANTHFYYHPFGGHVRILQAKLLMDLIEKYLKRLRLSFPSKEVFTFLFGDFNTLAISDARTLFTEGIINSNSSEWIHSTLLNYNKKERSDSNDEQCENVNGHLNEDELKNLELHSLGFDLQTNNRCIDLLDIHLDKKYNNIQIRHKEKERIENADSKGFSSSLYYPFTNKVNRFSGQLDYIYLVEEEAFSDKFNIFLNNFLPYIDEAALSPINTLPSPQYPSDHISIGIDISITKNEN